GTCTGGCCTATCAATGTGTGATTCCCCGCCTTGATCTGTATATATCCATGATCTCATTGGTTTCAATCCTTTTGGTTTTTTTTCTGTTATGTATGTAGCGTCAGGATCATGAGTAGGGTGTGGAGGCTGTCGGGCTGCAGTCCCATGGAGTTCTATGCCTCCATATATAGGAAGTGGATATAGTTGAAGCGCCATATCCAATTCATCGACCTCGCCATGATGAGGGTAAAGCACCTATCACACCTTCAATATTGGTTGGGAATTGTGAGTTTAGGTTTGCTCAGTCTGTTGGTGGATTGTTTCTGTTGGGATGTGACAGGAGAAGGTGGTGACCAATAGGAGATATTCGAGCTCAGGAGTAACATGGCACAAAGGGATGTTGGTTGATAAGATTCATCCACATACCATGTCAATATTCTTGGACAAGTACGTATAGTGTTTTATACTCTCAAGGACTTTAATAACTTATTATTAGGTTGATCTACAGTCTCTAGGAGTTTGATAACTTATTATTAGTTTGATCTTCAGTCTATAGCTCTAAAGGAGCTCATACGACATATAGAGTTTTACTTTAAACTTTGGAGAGGATACTCGGATGTGTACACATTAGATGGCCACTTGCTATAAAAACAAAAGCCGTGGCTGGGAGATAAGTTATTTTTTCATACATAACTCCCACTTCCAGTTTAGGCCGGGGAACCGCATAAGCATTTGGAATACCATATAATTGCTGGCTCGAACATGACATGAATGTAGTGGCATTTATGTTTCATATTTAGCTTTGGGGATGAAATGGCGAAATTTGAGTAGCTTAATTTGATGTGACTTTGTGAATGCATACGTATTTGTAATGCTCATGGTCACTCTTGAGAAGATATGAAAAAATTGATACGACTGATCGTGCTACTTGGCACAAGGCCATAAGTTCATTAGTTTCATTATTAGATGAAATTGATTACCTCGATTCATGCTGGGTATTTAATTACTTTACATGCATGGCACATCTGTCTAAGGACAGAGCTTGCGTTACTTTAGTCACTGATATTTGCTTGCTTTAAAATGATGGCCGATGATGAATTATTTGTTGGTTAGAAGACAATTTACTGTATTTCAGTTGTAAATGCGGTTCTGATTGGCAGTGGAAGTGATGAAGTTCCATAACTTGAGAAAGAGACATGTTTTAAGAGATGGTGATTTAACTAATATGGCAATGATAGAATCAAAACAATATCTCTCATTTcttatttttacttaatttacgTTAGGTTTTCTTTCTTAGATTTACATTGAATTTTTGGTGCTTCCACTTTAATAAATTTAAGAACTATCCTACTGATGTTTTTAATAAGGTGCCCAAGAGTTCCAATGTAGCCATCTGCAGAAAATGCATGCTGGACTGCTCAGAACATACTAAAGAGGAAACAGTGACAACAACTCAGTGGTTGAACATCATGTACTAAATTTTGGCCAATAAAAATTTAGAAGGAAGCTAGAGCCGTATTGCATTGGTACTAATAACCTTTGGCACTGAATCTAAGCGGACAGTGAAATTTTGGCTTCAGCTTTCATTATTCTTAAGTCCTTGAGATGACTTGTTTTTCATTTGAACCATTGTTATTCACCAAGGTCTCCGAACCATCTAAGCGGCGATCTCGACCTCTCCTGGCCCGCCACCCCTCTGGTGCTGGACGAAGACAACGAGGTCCCTGCTCCCGTGGTGCCGCTGCCTTCTCCTCCGCCCGTCGCCACCCCTATGGTGGCCtcccccgcccgccgccggagcGCCCGCCTTGCCGGGATCGAGCCTTCGGAGTACGTCTCCATCATCCAGAAGGCCACTCAGCGCATGCGTGTCTTGAAGGAAGGAAAGATTTCTGCTGGTGGAAAGGCGCTCCTCCCAGTTCAGCTCATCGACTTGGCGCCCGAGGTCTCCTCGCCCCTCCCTCGGCAGGACGTGCTGGAGCTTGCCGCTGCCTGTGACGTGCCTGCCTCGGCTCTCCTTGATGACACCGCATGTGTCTAATGTTGCGTCTTCAACTGTCAGCCCCGGATCCCCTCGCGGTCCTTCTCTGCCATCGCGCTTTGGCTTGTATCAGTCTGTCGTCTGTATCCCGTTTTAGTCCTACCTTTGCTCCGACCATAGGTCTTAGCTCTTCTGAGCTTGGTCGCAGCCTCTTTCCTTTTCTACTTTCACGTCTAGTTGCAGCTGTGGGTCTCAACCCGGCTGTACTTGGCCTAGACTTGCTCCATGTATCTGTTTGTAGGTGGCCCTGTCCGGCCATGTTTCGTTATGTTTTCGTTGCCCTTTATAgcttccatgaatcttaaaactCGTTTCATCTCTTGGAATGTTCGTGGTCTCGGTAGAAACAAAAAATGTACTGACGTCAAAGCTGCTCTCTTCGGCCTCGACCCCTCTTTTATTTGCTTGCAAGAAACAAAGCTTGATGATATCTCTACTTTCAAAGCCAGCTCCTTCTTACCCACTAGGTTGAAATCATTCCATTTCTTGCCTTCAAATGGTTCTGCTGGAGGAATACTAACAGCTTGGAACGATCAAGACTACTCCTGCACTTCTGTCACTGCTCTTAAGTTCTCCTTAACCTTACACTTCTCGGCCAGAGCTAGCAACGATGATTTCTCTATCTCTAACATTTATGGTCCTTGCGTCAGCCTTGAGAAGCAAGCGTTTGTTGACGAACTTCTTCTCTTAGGCTCCTTTGTAACCGGCCCCTGGGCTCTTTTAGGCGATTTCAACTTTACTCTAAAGCCAAACGAGCGCTCGAATGACAACTTTAACCATTTCGAAGCCTTGCTCTTCTCGTCTAGCTTAAACCGTCTTAATCTTCAGGAGCTTCCCCTTCTCGATAGGCTATTTACTTGGTCTAACCAACAAGACTCCCCGACTTTGGTGCGCTTGGATAGGGCTTTTGTCAACACAGCTTGGAGTTTC
The Aegilops tauschii subsp. strangulata cultivar AL8/78 chromosome 3, Aet v6.0, whole genome shotgun sequence genome window above contains:
- the LOC109774862 gene encoding uncharacterized protein isoform X1, whose amino-acid sequence is MMREKVVTNRRYSSSGVTWHKGMLVDKIHPHTMSIFLDKSPNHLSGDLDLSWPATPLVLDEDNEVPAPVVPLPSPPPVATPMVASPARRRSARLAGIEPSEYVSIIQKATQRMRVLKEGKISAGGKALLPVQLIDLAPEVSSPLPRQDVLELAAACDVPASALLDDTACV
- the LOC109774862 gene encoding uncharacterized protein isoform X2 — its product is MALKLWRPCWSPNHLSGDLDLSWPATPLVLDEDNEVPAPVVPLPSPPPVATPMVASPARRRSARLAGIEPSEYVSIIQKATQRMRVLKEGKISAGGKALLPVQLIDLAPEVSSPLPRQDVLELAAACDVPASALLDDTACV